From Tistrella mobilis, a single genomic window includes:
- a CDS encoding PepSY-associated TM helix domain-containing protein, producing MPRPVRPSWRKIWLQLHLWLGLTIGAVAALLGVTGAALVVKEPWLRLELGAMARPVDPAAAPLPPDLQVQAAQAIATGPRRLLSVTAPGSGPMPVATVLALLTEPAGDGGPRFLVATFDPARGDLLGIRPFGDLAFAQVLDLHRALAGGPIGAGLVAVVGVVLCLSLATGACLWWPRRPEGGRRPGAWRRRLLPSLAGPWHRQIRVLHVTAGIWLLLPLAVVAVTGTLLARPDLIGGARRGLPPAAAAPPVPDDACVAVPDAATAVRLGLAASQSGGFLGVMAAGPGWMVTTTTGRLMVDPGCGTVKAMSHGPDLHGVMNALHGRLMLGWPGQVVAFLAGLALPVFYVTGLVIWLRRRR from the coding sequence ATGCCCCGCCCTGTCCGGCCATCCTGGCGGAAGATCTGGCTGCAGCTGCATCTCTGGCTGGGGCTGACCATCGGAGCGGTGGCGGCCCTGCTGGGGGTGACCGGTGCCGCCCTGGTGGTGAAGGAGCCGTGGCTCCGCCTGGAACTGGGGGCGATGGCAAGACCGGTCGATCCTGCCGCGGCGCCCCTGCCGCCCGATCTTCAGGTGCAGGCGGCCCAGGCGATCGCAACCGGGCCGCGCCGTCTGCTGTCTGTCACGGCCCCCGGCAGCGGGCCGATGCCGGTCGCCACCGTGCTTGCCCTGTTGACCGAACCGGCCGGCGATGGCGGTCCGCGCTTTCTTGTCGCGACCTTCGATCCCGCGCGCGGCGACCTGCTCGGCATCCGTCCGTTCGGGGATCTCGCCTTCGCGCAGGTGCTGGATCTGCATCGGGCGTTGGCTGGCGGCCCGATCGGCGCCGGGCTGGTGGCGGTGGTCGGGGTGGTGCTCTGCCTGTCGCTTGCGACGGGGGCCTGCCTCTGGTGGCCACGGCGACCGGAAGGCGGGCGGCGGCCGGGTGCCTGGCGCCGCAGGCTGCTGCCGTCGCTCGCCGGGCCCTGGCATCGGCAGATCAGGGTGCTGCACGTGACCGCAGGCATCTGGCTGCTGCTGCCGCTGGCGGTGGTGGCGGTGACCGGCACACTGCTTGCGCGCCCCGATCTGATTGGCGGCGCGCGGCGTGGTCTGCCGCCCGCCGCTGCGGCCCCACCAGTGCCGGACGATGCCTGCGTGGCCGTGCCGGATGCCGCCACCGCGGTGCGCCTGGGGCTCGCCGCATCGCAAAGCGGTGGCTTTCTGGGAGTGATGGCAGCCGGGCCGGGCTGGATGGTCACGACGACCACCGGCAGGCTCATGGTCGACCCGGGCTGCGGCACCGTGAAAGCGATGTCCCACGGTCCGGATCTGCACGGGGTCATGAACGCGCTGCACGGCCGGCTGATGCTGGGATGGCCCGGGCAGGTGGTGGCCTTTCTGGCCGGGCTCGCCCTGCCGGTGTTCTATGTCACAGGTCTCGTCATCTGGCTGCGCCGCCGACGGTGA
- a CDS encoding RhtX/FptX family siderophore transporter, whose translation MTLGTGRPFAFLMIAVLYMTQGIPLGLAMEALPGLLRQQGAALDRLAFLPLVGLPWVLKFLWAPLVDDRWSPRLGRRRSWVLPMQSLVLATLLAVVATGVSETVSGWLVAGFALASLAGATQDTATDGLAAEHFHGRDLARANGIQVAGTMIGFFFGGSGTLVLAGLIGLTGALLVVAGVVAAGLVLALLWREGPALQHGDAPRSRASLKAFATRPGALPLLAVALLSAVTASAGFGLWKLFLIDAGWTIAAVGRLGIAAGAVTILLGCGGGAWMVARLGAWRALFAGLGASGLAALIWAAQAAGLLPLTPAPVPLSLPVLAAALGAFGAGAASVAAMALAMRFAAAAGQAGTDMTSVQSTRDLGEIGTSSAVTAFAAAAGYGGAFLAVAVAAGLAVAAVLHARRSAALRLAEAGLREAP comes from the coding sequence ATGACCCTCGGAACCGGTCGTCCCTTCGCCTTCCTGATGATCGCCGTCCTCTACATGACCCAGGGCATTCCGCTGGGCCTGGCGATGGAGGCGCTGCCGGGCTTGCTGCGCCAGCAGGGGGCGGCCCTTGACAGGCTCGCCTTCCTGCCGCTGGTCGGGCTGCCCTGGGTGCTCAAATTCCTCTGGGCGCCGCTGGTCGACGACCGGTGGTCGCCGCGCCTCGGCCGTCGGCGGAGCTGGGTGCTGCCGATGCAGTCGCTGGTGCTGGCAACCCTGCTGGCCGTGGTGGCGACGGGGGTGTCCGAGACCGTCTCGGGCTGGCTGGTGGCGGGTTTCGCGCTTGCCTCGCTTGCCGGCGCCACCCAGGACACCGCCACCGACGGGCTTGCGGCCGAACACTTCCACGGCCGCGATCTGGCCCGAGCCAACGGCATTCAGGTGGCCGGGACCATGATCGGCTTCTTCTTCGGCGGCTCCGGCACGCTGGTGCTGGCCGGCCTGATCGGCCTGACCGGCGCGCTGCTGGTGGTGGCGGGGGTGGTTGCGGCAGGGCTGGTGCTGGCCCTGCTCTGGCGCGAGGGGCCGGCCCTGCAGCATGGCGACGCGCCGCGCAGCCGGGCCAGCCTCAAAGCCTTCGCCACCCGGCCCGGCGCACTGCCCCTGCTGGCGGTGGCCTTGCTTTCCGCCGTCACAGCCAGCGCCGGCTTCGGCCTCTGGAAGCTGTTCCTGATCGATGCCGGCTGGACGATCGCGGCGGTCGGCCGGCTCGGCATCGCGGCCGGTGCCGTCACCATTCTGCTGGGCTGTGGTGGCGGGGCCTGGATGGTGGCGCGTCTCGGCGCCTGGCGGGCGCTGTTCGCCGGACTTGGGGCATCAGGGCTGGCGGCGCTGATCTGGGCAGCGCAGGCGGCGGGTCTTTTGCCTCTCACGCCCGCCCCGGTGCCTCTGTCACTGCCTGTTCTCGCCGCCGCGCTCGGCGCCTTCGGGGCCGGGGCGGCCTCGGTCGCGGCCATGGCCCTGGCCATGCGCTTCGCCGCTGCCGCCGGCCAGGCCGGGACCGACATGACCTCGGTGCAGAGCACCCGGGATCTGGGAGAAATCGGCACCTCGTCGGCGGTCACCGCCTTTGCCGCCGCCGCAGGCTATGGCGGTGCCTTCCTGGCGGTGGCCGTTGCGGCCGGTCTCGCCGTCGCGGCCGTGCTGCATGCCCGGCGGTCGGCGGCGCTGCGCCTGGCCGAGGCCGGGCTCAGGGAGGCGCCGTGA
- a CDS encoding TonB-dependent siderophore receptor: MPLSRSGSARLSPTLLIAAGLLSQVSPVFAADAEDAETLPALQVQETRPASWRPAGGVVAQTATIGTKTDAPLSETPQSVSVVTREQMEMQQAQSLGEALRYTPGIVTGLANADNRYDQLTIRGFNATTLGLYRDGLRQMSNQMTTRIEPFGLERIEVLRGPASVLYGQAAPGGLINAITKRPTADPLHMVEISGGSHDRLQAAVDLSGRLVDDGRALFRLTALARDADTQIDHNRDDRIYVAPALTLSLGEDTSLTLLASRQQDEAGTPGPLPASGTVLPNTHGRIPMNRYSGDPSLNEFDRTQTAFGWAFEHRFDDRWQLRQNTRYDRLDFDQANVYAYTPLATDGTMVNRGAYRFGVDADLFNTDTQLQADWQAGPASVTSLFGLDYRYNAEDFYQFMGAATPIDLYDPVYGQAIANPSLKVSDNTTRIDQIGVYTHQQIRLPQGLVLSLGGRQDWARSRVTDHMDNDARTSRSDDAFTWRAGAAWAFEAGLTPYVSWSTSFSPVSGTDVDGRAFRPSEAEQLEVGAKFQPDGFDSFFTLAWFDLTQTNVVTASPTNPAARYQTGEIWSRGIEFQAVAELGGGVSLIGAYTWQDPEVTRSLGADLHRKPTGIPDQMASLWGDYTVRSGPLAGLGLGAGVRYVGESAGDARNSFTVPDVTLVDLGVRYQLGDWRVAVNASNLFDRYYVAGCSSEANCSLGYERTVVASLRYSW; this comes from the coding sequence ATGCCGCTCTCCCGTTCCGGCTCCGCCCGGCTGTCGCCCACGCTCCTGATTGCTGCCGGGCTGCTCTCCCAGGTCTCGCCGGTTTTTGCCGCCGATGCAGAGGATGCCGAGACCCTGCCCGCCCTTCAGGTGCAGGAGACGCGCCCCGCGTCGTGGAGGCCGGCCGGCGGTGTGGTCGCCCAGACCGCGACCATCGGCACCAAGACCGATGCCCCGCTGTCCGAAACGCCGCAATCGGTATCGGTGGTGACCCGCGAGCAGATGGAAATGCAGCAGGCCCAGAGCCTGGGGGAGGCACTGCGCTACACGCCGGGTATCGTCACCGGCCTCGCCAATGCCGACAATCGATACGACCAGCTCACCATCCGCGGCTTCAATGCCACCACGCTCGGCCTCTATCGCGACGGGCTCCGGCAGATGTCGAACCAGATGACCACCCGGATCGAGCCCTTCGGCCTGGAGCGGATCGAGGTGCTGCGCGGCCCGGCCTCGGTGCTCTATGGTCAGGCGGCACCGGGCGGGCTGATCAATGCGATCACCAAGCGCCCGACCGCCGATCCGCTGCACATGGTGGAAATCTCGGGCGGGAGCCACGATCGGCTGCAGGCGGCCGTGGATCTGAGCGGGCGGCTGGTGGATGACGGCCGCGCCCTGTTCCGGCTGACGGCCCTTGCCCGCGATGCCGATACCCAGATCGACCATAACCGCGACGACCGGATCTATGTCGCCCCGGCGCTGACCCTGTCACTTGGCGAGGATACCAGCCTCACTTTGCTCGCCAGCCGTCAGCAGGACGAGGCGGGGACTCCGGGCCCGCTGCCCGCCTCGGGCACGGTGCTGCCCAACACCCATGGCCGGATCCCGATGAATCGCTATTCCGGCGATCCATCGCTCAACGAATTCGACCGCACCCAGACCGCTTTCGGCTGGGCTTTCGAGCATCGTTTCGACGACCGCTGGCAGCTGCGTCAGAACACCCGCTATGACCGGCTCGATTTCGATCAGGCCAATGTCTACGCCTACACCCCGCTTGCGACCGACGGCACCATGGTCAACCGGGGTGCCTATCGCTTCGGTGTCGATGCGGATCTCTTCAACACCGATACCCAGCTCCAGGCGGACTGGCAGGCGGGGCCGGCGTCCGTCACCTCGCTCTTCGGCCTGGACTACCGCTACAACGCCGAGGATTTCTACCAGTTCATGGGTGCGGCAACGCCGATCGACCTCTATGACCCGGTCTATGGTCAGGCGATCGCCAACCCGTCGCTCAAGGTTTCGGACAACACCACCCGGATCGACCAGATCGGCGTCTATACCCACCAGCAGATCCGCCTGCCCCAGGGGCTGGTGCTGAGCCTGGGTGGCCGGCAGGACTGGGCCCGCAGCCGGGTCACCGACCATATGGACAACGACGCCCGCACCAGCCGGTCCGATGATGCCTTCACCTGGCGGGCGGGGGCGGCCTGGGCCTTCGAGGCGGGCCTGACCCCCTATGTCTCGTGGTCGACCTCGTTCTCACCGGTCTCGGGCACGGATGTCGATGGCCGGGCGTTCCGGCCGTCGGAGGCGGAGCAGCTGGAAGTCGGGGCCAAATTCCAGCCCGACGGTTTCGACAGCTTTTTCACCCTGGCCTGGTTCGATCTCACCCAGACCAATGTCGTCACCGCAAGCCCCACCAACCCGGCGGCCCGCTATCAGACCGGCGAGATCTGGAGCCGCGGTATCGAGTTTCAGGCGGTGGCCGAACTGGGCGGAGGCGTCAGCCTGATCGGCGCCTATACCTGGCAGGATCCCGAGGTGACCCGCAGCCTGGGCGCCGATCTGCACAGGAAGCCGACCGGCATCCCCGATCAGATGGCCTCGCTCTGGGGCGATTACACGGTGCGGTCCGGGCCGCTGGCCGGGCTGGGGCTGGGGGCCGGTGTCCGCTATGTGGGCGAAAGTGCCGGCGATGCCCGCAACAGCTTCACCGTGCCCGATGTCACGCTCGTCGATCTTGGGGTGCGCTATCAGCTGGGCGACTGGCGGGTGGCGGTGAACGCCAGCAATCTCTTCGACCGCTATTACGTCGCCGGCTGCTCGTCCGAGGCCAATTGCAGCCTGGGCTATGAGCGCACGGTCGTGGCCAGCCTGCGCTACAGCTGGTGA